A DNA window from Pogona vitticeps strain Pit_001003342236 chromosome 2, PviZW2.1, whole genome shotgun sequence contains the following coding sequences:
- the HACD4 gene encoding very-long-chain (3R)-3-hydroxyacyl-CoA dehydratase 4 isoform X2: MNAYIFSYYLIQFCGHSWIFTNIIIRFLSFGEDSVVDTFYSIGLVMSICQLASILELFHIHLGIEEDRFLPRLLQITERIVILFVVIASQEEVQGKYVVCILFFLWSFMDVIRYTFCMLAATGIYFQQLTWIHYSLWIPLHGNIICRCILHCPAPSYGTEKTSRKQPWQSKEELTPGQQGKWLKTYC; the protein is encoded by the exons ATGAATGCCTACATCTTCAGCTATTATTTGATACAGTTCTGTGGACATTCCTGGATATTTACCAACATCATTATCAGGTTCCTGTCTTTTGGGGAAG ATTCTGTTGTTGATACCTTCTATTCCATTGGACTGGTGATGAGTATTTGCCAGTTGGCATCGATCCTGGAGCTCTTTCATATTCATCTCGGTATTGAGGAAGACCGTTTCCTTCCAAGGCTTCTACAG ATCACAGAAAGAATTGTCATATTATTTGTTGTGATTGCCAGTCAGGAAGAGGTTCAAGGGAAATATGTTGTATGTATCTTATTCTTCCTTTGGAGCTTCATGGATGTGATCAG GTACACTTTTTGCATGCTTGCAGCTACAGGGATATATTTCCAACAACTGACTTGGATCCATTATTCCCTGTGGATTCCTT TACATGGCAATATTATTTGCAG GTGCATACTTCATTGTCCAGCACCTTCATATGGAACGGAAAAAACATCTAGGAAGCAACCATGGCAAAGCAAAGAGGAGCTAACTCCTGGGCAACAAGGAAAATGGCTTAAGACTTACTGCTAG
- the HACD4 gene encoding very-long-chain (3R)-3-hydroxyacyl-CoA dehydratase 4 isoform X1 gives MNAYIFSYYLIQFCGHSWIFTNIIIRFLSFGEDSVVDTFYSIGLVMSICQLASILELFHIHLGIEEDRFLPRLLQITERIVILFVVIASQEEVQGKYVVCILFFLWSFMDVIRYTFCMLAATGIYFQQLTWIHYSLWIPLYPFSVLAQAFAVYESLPHFETDGTYSIQLPFPLVVSVYFPYVLKTYMAILFAGAYFIVQHLHMERKKHLGSNHGKAKRS, from the exons ATGAATGCCTACATCTTCAGCTATTATTTGATACAGTTCTGTGGACATTCCTGGATATTTACCAACATCATTATCAGGTTCCTGTCTTTTGGGGAAG ATTCTGTTGTTGATACCTTCTATTCCATTGGACTGGTGATGAGTATTTGCCAGTTGGCATCGATCCTGGAGCTCTTTCATATTCATCTCGGTATTGAGGAAGACCGTTTCCTTCCAAGGCTTCTACAG ATCACAGAAAGAATTGTCATATTATTTGTTGTGATTGCCAGTCAGGAAGAGGTTCAAGGGAAATATGTTGTATGTATCTTATTCTTCCTTTGGAGCTTCATGGATGTGATCAG GTACACTTTTTGCATGCTTGCAGCTACAGGGATATATTTCCAACAACTGACTTGGATCCATTATTCCCTGTGGATTCCTTTGTATCCTTTCTCGGTTTTGGCTCAAG CCTTTGCCGTGTATGAATCATTGCCTCACTTTGAAACTGATGGCACTTATTCCATCCAGCTTCCCTTTCCCTTGGTTGTATCTGTCTACTTTCCTTATGTACTAAAAACATACATGGCAATATTATTTGCAG GTGCATACTTCATTGTCCAGCACCTTCATATGGAACGGAAAAAACATCTAGGAAGCAACCATGGCAAAGCAAAGAGGAGCTAA